Proteins found in one Aneurinibacillus uraniidurans genomic segment:
- a CDS encoding MFS transporter, whose amino-acid sequence MPIWKRNMYILWAAQFIVTAAMSLIIPFLPMYLQHDMGMTDMDAVHRWTGWIFGANFLTAFLMAPVWGRLADRTGRKVMLIRSGIGMATVTVLMGMVTSPEQLLGLRLLNGIISGFIPAAVALVSTNTPKEHTGYALGFLQSGAVAGTILGPLLGGLLAEWVGFRHVFLVTGSMLLTASIFVVLFVKEVNRPQPKEVVEGEEGGFRRILHTEPLLALFLVGFLIQYAMMSTNPFLSSYVQELWQGRNLLSFVIGLTVSAAGISTVLVAPLLGKWGDKVGSHNVLLICLLGTAVLLIPQAFVHSVWLLVILRFLLGICLGGLVPSVHNLIRQYAPKGMESRTFAYSTSAMNLGNLLGPVIGGPLSSWIGLHGLFLLAAVLFLINAFWVRGKLHRKKEVDVFSV is encoded by the coding sequence ATGCCAATCTGGAAGCGTAACATGTATATTTTGTGGGCTGCGCAGTTTATTGTAACGGCGGCTATGAGTTTGATTATACCGTTTTTGCCGATGTATCTTCAGCATGATATGGGAATGACCGATATGGATGCGGTACATCGCTGGACAGGCTGGATTTTTGGTGCCAATTTCTTAACCGCATTTTTGATGGCTCCGGTATGGGGGCGATTAGCGGATCGTACCGGACGTAAAGTGATGCTCATTCGTTCGGGTATCGGCATGGCGACTGTCACTGTTCTTATGGGAATGGTGACATCGCCGGAACAGCTGCTTGGACTTAGGCTTCTGAATGGGATAATTTCGGGTTTTATTCCGGCCGCAGTTGCGCTTGTCTCAACCAACACCCCAAAGGAGCATACCGGGTATGCGCTTGGCTTTCTACAGTCAGGGGCGGTTGCGGGTACGATTCTTGGACCGCTGTTAGGTGGACTGTTGGCAGAGTGGGTAGGGTTTCGTCATGTATTTTTGGTGACAGGTAGTATGCTGCTTACTGCATCGATCTTTGTTGTTTTGTTTGTAAAAGAAGTGAATCGTCCACAGCCGAAGGAGGTAGTAGAAGGTGAGGAAGGTGGATTTCGCCGCATTTTGCATACAGAGCCGCTGCTTGCGCTGTTTTTAGTCGGATTTTTAATTCAGTATGCGATGATGAGCACGAATCCGTTTTTGTCTTCCTATGTACAGGAGCTGTGGCAAGGGCGGAATTTGTTATCGTTTGTGATCGGGCTGACGGTGTCTGCGGCCGGAATTTCTACTGTGTTGGTGGCGCCTTTGCTCGGGAAATGGGGAGATAAGGTCGGCTCACACAATGTATTGCTCATTTGCTTGCTTGGAACGGCTGTTTTGCTAATCCCACAGGCGTTCGTACATTCAGTCTGGCTCTTGGTTATTCTTCGCTTCTTACTTGGAATATGTCTGGGCGGGCTTGTACCTTCTGTGCATAATTTAATTCGCCAGTACGCGCCGAAGGGCATGGAGAGTCGGACATTTGCATACAGCACGAGTGCGATGAACCTAGGCAATCTCTTAGGACCTGTAATTGGTGGCCCGTTAAGTAGTTGGATTGGCCTGCATGGGCTGTTTTTGCTTGCTGCTGTCTTATTTTTGATAAATGCTTTCTGGGTAAGAGGAAAGCTGCACAGGAAA